From Caretta caretta isolate rCarCar2 chromosome 14, rCarCar1.hap1, whole genome shotgun sequence, the proteins below share one genomic window:
- the GCGR gene encoding glucagon receptor, protein MSQPCLLSLLLALVLYCQGPSAQIMDFLFESWKAYSEECHQNMSLQPPPTELVCNRTFDKFSCWPDTLPNTTVNVSCPWFLPWHRKVKHRYVFKKCGPDGEWVKRPNGQPWRDSTECEMDAEDLEAQDKFAKTYGSFKIMYTVGYSVSLGTLLLALAILLGFSKLHCMRNYIHMNLFASFVLKGVSVLVIDTLLKTRYNEKIDDYNVGIWLSNEAAAGCRAATVFMQYGIVANYCWLLVEGIYLHNLLVLAVFSERSYFTLYLCIGWGAPILFLIPWVVVKFLYENIQCWSTNNNMGFWWIPRFPVFLAILINFFIFIRIIQILVSKLRAHQMRYTDYKFRLAKSTLTLIPLLGIHEVVFAFVTDEHAQGTLRYVKLFFDLFLSSFQGMLVAILYCFVNKEVQSELLKKWQRWKLGKDLEEEYKHTYSQTPNARNGGSGTCEKHRLVGSCITGLGRSQPTAHTSTHYLEKTGCSASERHQCYEFPETAASNF, encoded by the exons ATGTCCCAGCCGTGCCTGCTCAGCCTCCTGCTGGCGCTGGTCCTCTACTGCCAG GGACCTTCAGCCCAGATCATGGATTTCCTTTTTGAGAGCTGGAAGGCCTACAGTGAGGAGTGTCACCAGAACATGAGCCTGCAGCCTCCACCCACAG AGCTGGTCTGTAACCGAACCTTTGACAAGTTCTCCTGCTGGCCCGACACGCTGCCCAACACCACAGTCAACGTCTCCTGCCCCTGGTTCCTGCCCTGGCACAGGAAAG TGAAGCACAGATATGTCTTCAAGAAGTGTGGGCCGGACGGGGAGTGGGTGAAGCGCCCCAATGGGCAGCCCTGGCGGGACAGCACAGAGTGTGAGATGGACGCAGAAGACCTTGAAGCCCAG GATAAATTTGCCAAAACCTATGGCAGCTTTAAGATCATGTACACAGTGGGCTACTCGGTGTCCCTGGGCACCCTGCTCCTCGCCCTGGCCATCCTGCTGGGCTTCAG CAAATTGCACTGCATGCGGAATTACATCCACATGAACCTCTTCGCCTCCTTCGTCCTGAAGGGAGTCTCGGTACTGGTGATCGACACCCTGCTTAAGACCCGCTACAACGAGAAGATTGACGACTACAACGTGGGCATCTGGCTCAGCAACGAG gcTGCTGCCGGCTGTCGAGCAGCCACCGTCTTCATGCAGTACGGCATCGTGGCCAACTACTGCTGGCTGCTGGTGGAGGGGATCTATCTCCACAATCTGCTGGTGCTCGCTGTCTTCTCCGAGCGGAGCTACTTCACCCTCTACCTGTGCATTGGCTGGG GGGCCCCCATCTTGTTCCTCATCCCCTGGGTGGTTGTGAAATTTTTATATGAAAACATTCA GTGCTGGAGCACCAACAACAACATGGGCTTCTGGTGGATCCCCCGCTTCCCCGTGTTCCTGGCCATACTG ATCAACTTCTTCATTTTCATCCGCATCATCCAGATCCTGGTCTCCAAGCTCCGTGCCCACCAGATGCGCTACACGGATTACAAGTTCAG GCTGGCGAAGTCCACGCTGACGCTGATCCCGCTGCTGGGCATTCACGAGGTGGTGTTTGCCTTTGTCACGGACGAGCACGCCCAGGGCACCCTGCGCTACGTCAAGCTCTTCTTTGACCTCTTCCTGAGCTCCTTCCAG GGGATGCTGGTGGCCATTCTCTACTGCTTTGTCAACAAGGAG GTGCAGTCGGAGCTGCTGAAGAAGTGGCAGCGCTGGAAGCTGGGCAAGGACCTGGAGGAGGAGTACAAGCATACGTACAGCCAGACCCCCAATGCCCGCAATGGGGGCAGCGGTACTTGTGagaagcacaggctggtgggcaGCTGCATCACTGGGCTAGGGCGGAGTCAGCCCACAGCGCACACCAGCACCCACTACCTCGAGAAGACGGGCTGCAGCGCCAGCGAGAGGCACCAGTGCTATGAGTTCCCCGAAACAGCCGCCAGCAACTTCTGA